A section of the Verrucomicrobium sp. GAS474 genome encodes:
- a CDS encoding response regulator, whose amino-acid sequence MPYFSKLDSVSRPDPQRKGILLIDAKGRIAGADSGFSSLLRYDEGEIVGKRYTRLFTPMQIESRAPEIAFFLANKEGCHVGPVWRQQKGENLVPLHSRMEALRDGEGTVGSYLECLQPQPETGSEPAAIACAGEALLLLERKPKERFPRITLAGCDVPWITGWPVSELIGKEWDFLFTDADGSNDPAAADLGRNGLEGETRAILVGAVLGGLSGEGKGRIRRKDGGQVSVFCRIVPLDAGTKPTTRMVMQLSLLPSRPEEGGKSTPLSEVAEVADSIANEFNNLLFMMGESAEATMASAGVKPSRFKHIESSIHRAAALARHLMMIGKEGAVSCLDSETAPEADPESQGPSESSSRDAGTPGGRVPFFPEWSAPAPGSGGKGSAGTPQSQEGGAWPKGTETILIVDDNAPMRRLLAASLRTLGYRVIEVGDRDAAVSVIRGSSPIDLLVADMVLPSGSGRDVAAQYRKTHEHGAVLYISGYSQIPKVEEGEREEAFLSKPFTPLCLARKIREILGPGSLPPQK is encoded by the coding sequence GTGCCTTATTTTTCCAAGCTCGACTCCGTTTCCCGGCCCGACCCCCAGCGGAAGGGCATCCTGCTGATCGACGCCAAGGGGCGGATCGCGGGGGCCGATTCGGGATTCTCCTCCCTCCTCCGTTACGACGAGGGGGAGATCGTCGGGAAGCGGTACACCCGCCTCTTCACCCCGATGCAGATCGAGAGCCGCGCGCCGGAAATCGCCTTTTTCCTCGCGAACAAGGAAGGGTGCCATGTCGGCCCCGTCTGGCGGCAGCAGAAGGGGGAAAACCTCGTCCCGCTCCATTCCCGCATGGAGGCCCTGCGCGACGGAGAGGGGACGGTCGGCTCCTACCTGGAATGCCTCCAGCCCCAGCCGGAGACGGGCTCGGAACCGGCGGCCATCGCGTGCGCCGGGGAGGCCCTCCTCCTGCTCGAGCGGAAGCCGAAGGAGCGTTTCCCCCGGATCACCCTGGCCGGGTGCGATGTCCCCTGGATCACCGGCTGGCCCGTCTCCGAGCTGATCGGCAAGGAATGGGATTTTCTCTTCACTGACGCCGACGGCTCGAATGATCCCGCCGCCGCCGACCTCGGGCGGAACGGCCTGGAAGGGGAAACGAGGGCGATCCTCGTCGGGGCGGTGTTGGGAGGCCTCAGCGGGGAGGGGAAGGGCCGCATCCGGCGGAAGGACGGCGGCCAGGTCTCGGTCTTCTGCCGCATCGTCCCCCTCGATGCCGGAACGAAGCCGACGACGCGGATGGTGATGCAGCTTTCCCTCCTTCCCTCCCGGCCGGAGGAGGGGGGGAAATCGACTCCGTTATCCGAAGTTGCCGAGGTGGCCGACAGCATCGCGAACGAATTCAACAACCTCCTTTTCATGATGGGCGAGAGCGCCGAGGCGACGATGGCGTCGGCGGGGGTGAAGCCCTCGCGCTTCAAGCACATCGAATCGTCGATCCATCGCGCGGCGGCCCTTGCCCGCCATCTGATGATGATCGGCAAGGAGGGCGCGGTTTCGTGCCTCGACTCGGAAACCGCGCCCGAAGCCGATCCGGAATCCCAGGGCCCTTCCGAATCGTCCTCCCGCGATGCCGGGACTCCCGGCGGGCGGGTTCCCTTTTTCCCCGAGTGGAGCGCCCCGGCCCCGGGCAGCGGCGGCAAGGGGAGTGCCGGAACGCCCCAATCCCAGGAAGGGGGAGCGTGGCCGAAGGGAACGGAGACGATCCTGATCGTCGACGACAACGCGCCGATGCGCCGCCTCCTGGCCGCCTCGCTCCGCACCCTCGGCTATCGGGTCATCGAGGTCGGCGATCGGGATGCCGCCGTCTCGGTGATCCGGGGCAGCAGCCCGATCGATCTCCTCGTCGCCGACATGGTCCTCCCCTCGGGGAGCGGCAGGGACGTCGCCGCCCAATATCGGAAAACCCACGAGCACGGGGCCGTCCTCTATATCTCGGGCTATTCCCAAATCCCGAAGGTCGAGGAGGGAGAGCGGGAGGAGGCCTTCCTCTCGAAGCCCTTCACCCCGCTCTGCCTTGCCCGGAAGATCCGGGAGATCCTCGGCCCCGGCTCGCTCCCGCCGCAGAAATAA
- a CDS encoding response regulator transcription factor, whose protein sequence is MKILIADDHAVVRKGLRGLLSEEFPGAQFGEASDGNQAYTQVVQKKWDVAILDVSMGGRGGLDVIKDIRRIAPTLPILIMSMHPEDQFAVRALKSGAAGYLTKETAPDEIGKALRKILSGRKYVSSTLAEKLALGLDTEEGTLPHEALSDREFEVMRLIASGKRVKEIGSHLSLSVKTISTYRTRILEKMGMESNAQLTHYTIKHGLIE, encoded by the coding sequence ATGAAGATTCTCATCGCCGACGATCACGCCGTGGTCCGCAAAGGACTCCGCGGCCTCCTTTCCGAAGAGTTTCCGGGAGCCCAGTTCGGGGAGGCCTCCGACGGGAACCAGGCCTATACCCAGGTGGTGCAGAAGAAATGGGACGTGGCGATCCTCGACGTCAGCATGGGCGGGCGCGGCGGCCTCGACGTCATCAAGGATATCCGGCGCATCGCCCCGACGCTCCCGATCCTCATCATGAGCATGCACCCGGAGGACCAGTTCGCCGTCCGCGCCCTGAAAAGCGGCGCCGCCGGGTACCTCACGAAGGAGACCGCCCCCGACGAAATCGGCAAGGCGCTGCGGAAGATCCTCTCGGGCCGGAAGTACGTCAGCTCGACCCTCGCGGAGAAGCTCGCCCTCGGCCTCGACACGGAGGAGGGGACGCTGCCGCACGAGGCGCTTTCCGACCGGGAGTTCGAGGTCATGCGGCTCATCGCCTCGGGGAAGCGGGTGAAGGAGATCGGCTCCCACCTCTCCCTCAGCGTGAAGACGATCAGCACCTACCGGACCCGCATCCTCGAAAAAATGGGAATGGAGAGCAACGCCCAGCTGACCCACTACACGATCAAGCACGGCTTGATCGAATAA
- a CDS encoding PAS domain S-box protein, which produces MHQTAPKRVSKGSSSLKKQRPSSDFDLLAEALQFTPVPTLILSRDLQVLGGTLSFFEEFGYSTAELTGRFLIDFIHPSDRKTIGVLLRKKPLQARKRKGIDPTAEGRFLHHSQIWRHVRLSVRTMAHPIDADSDIRILALEDITERKQAEQTWRMMSAVFENALQGMARYDCQGNHIHVNDAYARLFGYTPAEMIGINWESVVHPDDRDRLIDAYIQMMSEGRAVIESRAIRKDGSVFHRENVMIVARDADEKFAGHHSFSRDITERIEGEKLVRHSRQQLRDLSIRLQRVREEEQTRIAREIHDNLGQNLTGLKMDLASFATSFIALTPAKERKRLQQRGQDIGKLIDEIIDTVRQIAAELRPGVLDHLGIGPAIEWQAEEFARRSGLVVAVKNRVEGVVGMREGTVVFRIFQELMTNIVRHAKATRVEIEIANPNGKVVLIVRDDGRGITKEEINASHALGILGMQERVVDCNGSLHLKGTPGAGTMAILTIPFEIVEPITVTAPDDFLDNSEQPLPSAS; this is translated from the coding sequence AAAAAACAGCGTCCCTCATCGGATTTCGATCTCCTCGCGGAGGCACTTCAATTCACCCCCGTCCCCACCCTCATCCTCTCGCGGGATCTGCAGGTTCTGGGCGGCACCCTCTCGTTCTTCGAGGAGTTCGGCTACAGCACCGCCGAATTGACCGGCCGCTTCCTCATCGATTTCATCCATCCCTCCGACCGGAAGACCATCGGCGTCCTCCTGCGGAAAAAGCCCCTCCAGGCCCGGAAACGGAAGGGGATCGATCCAACCGCGGAGGGGCGCTTCCTTCATCATAGCCAGATCTGGCGGCACGTCCGGCTCTCGGTCCGGACGATGGCCCATCCGATCGACGCCGACAGCGATATCCGCATCCTGGCCCTGGAGGACATCACGGAGCGGAAGCAGGCGGAGCAGACCTGGCGGATGATGAGCGCGGTCTTCGAGAACGCCCTCCAGGGGATGGCCCGCTACGATTGCCAGGGGAACCACATCCACGTGAACGACGCCTACGCCCGCCTCTTCGGCTACACCCCGGCGGAGATGATCGGGATCAACTGGGAATCGGTCGTCCATCCCGACGACCGGGACCGCCTCATCGACGCCTACATCCAGATGATGAGCGAGGGACGGGCGGTGATCGAGAGCCGCGCGATCCGCAAGGACGGCTCCGTCTTCCACCGGGAGAACGTGATGATCGTCGCCCGCGACGCCGACGAGAAGTTCGCCGGCCACCACAGCTTCAGCCGGGACATCACCGAACGGATCGAGGGGGAGAAGCTGGTCCGCCATTCCCGCCAGCAGCTCCGCGACCTTTCGATCCGCCTCCAGCGGGTGCGGGAGGAGGAACAGACCCGGATCGCGCGGGAGATCCACGACAACCTCGGCCAGAACCTGACCGGGCTGAAGATGGACCTCGCCTCCTTCGCGACCTCCTTCATCGCCCTGACTCCGGCGAAGGAGCGAAAACGGTTGCAGCAGCGGGGGCAGGACATCGGGAAGCTGATCGACGAGATCATCGACACCGTCCGGCAGATCGCGGCCGAACTCCGTCCCGGCGTCCTCGACCATCTCGGCATCGGCCCCGCCATCGAGTGGCAGGCGGAGGAATTCGCCCGCCGCAGCGGGCTGGTCGTCGCGGTGAAGAACCGGGTGGAAGGCGTCGTCGGGATGCGGGAAGGGACGGTGGTCTTCCGCATCTTCCAGGAACTCATGACGAACATCGTCCGGCATGCGAAGGCGACCCGGGTCGAGATCGAGATCGCCAACCCGAACGGGAAGGTCGTCCTGATCGTCCGCGACGACGGGCGGGGCATCACGAAGGAGGAGATCAACGCCTCCCACGCCCTCGGCATCCTCGGGATGCAGGAGCGGGTGGTCGATTGCAACGGCTCCCTCCACCTGAAGGGGACGCCCGGCGCCGGCACGATGGCGATCCTCACCATTCCCTTCGAGATCGTCGAGCCGATAACGGTGACGGCTCCCGACGACTTCCTCGACAACTCCGAACAACCCCTCCCCTCCGCCTCATGA